The genomic interval TCGGCGTGGGCGACGAACTGCAGGTCGGCGTCAGCGCCGAGATCGCCCCCGGGAACACGCTCCCGCTCGCGGAGATCCCCGAGGGCGTTCCGGTCTGTAACGTCGAGTCCAGCCCCGGCGACGGCGGGCGCTTCGCCCGCGCGTCGGGTGTCAACGCGACGCTTCTGACCCACGACCGCTCGGTCGCGGTCGTCAAACTCCCCTCCGGGGAGATGAAACGGCTCGATCCGCAGTGCCGTGCCACCGTCGGCGTCGTCGCCGGCGGCGGCCGGACTGACAAGCCGATGGTCAAGGCCGGCAACAAGTATCACAAGATGAAAGCCCGCGGGACCAAGTGGCCGAACGTCCGCGGTGTGGCGATGAACGCCGTCGACCACCCCTTCGGTGGCGGTGGCCGCCAACACCCCGGCAAGCCCAAGTCCGTCTCGCGCGACACGCCGCCGGGCCGTAAAGTCGGGGACATCGCCTCGAAGCGGACCGGCCGAGGTGGAAACGAATGAGTTCGGAGTATCAAATCGGCCACGAGGGTGAGTTCACCTATCGCGGCCACACGCTCGACGAGCTACAGGAGATGGAGCTCGAAGAAGTCGCGGAACTGCTGCCCGCACGCCAGCGGCGAACTATCGAACGCGGCCTGACCGAGGAAAAGCAGAAGCTCCTCGAGAAGGCGCGCGAGGCCGAAGAGGAGGCAACGGCGAACAACCCGATCCGCACGCACCTGCGGGACATGCCGATCGTCCCCGTGATGGTCGGGCTGACCTTCGCCGTCCACAACGGCCAGAGCT from Haloarcula pelagica carries:
- a CDS encoding 50S ribosomal protein L2, with translation MGRRIQGQRRGRGTSTFRAPSHRYKADLQHRKVEDGDVIAGTVVDIEHDPARSAPVAAVEFEDGDRRLVLAPEGVGVGDELQVGVSAEIAPGNTLPLAEIPEGVPVCNVESSPGDGGRFARASGVNATLLTHDRSVAVVKLPSGEMKRLDPQCRATVGVVAGGGRTDKPMVKAGNKYHKMKARGTKWPNVRGVAMNAVDHPFGGGGRQHPGKPKSVSRDTPPGRKVGDIASKRTGRGGNE
- a CDS encoding 30S ribosomal protein S19; translated protein: MSSEYQIGHEGEFTYRGHTLDELQEMELEEVAELLPARQRRTIERGLTEEKQKLLEKAREAEEEATANNPIRTHLRDMPIVPVMVGLTFAVHNGQSFERVTVEPEMLGHYLGEFQLTRTDVEHGQAGIGATRSSKFVPLK